Proteins encoded in a region of the Planococcus shixiaomingii genome:
- a CDS encoding M42 family metallopeptidase: MKDLLKELTAIHGPCGFEDEVAIYIANRLKGKVDSIKIDNAGNLITIKKGHKPGPKIIVAAHMDEVGFIVKKIEKNGLIRFEKLGGHDDRILLSQRVQIKTATGMRTGVIGTISAHMVKFDDPMKVRIHRNLYIDVGAGSQQEAKDLGIEIGDSVTWFPHFDLLTETRVSGKAFDDRAGCAILVKALEDLDSADFVGEIIGVFTVQEEVGLRGARTAAHQFDADVALALDTTAVSDTPEEMMDNTLALGDGVGIKVIDFSLIANKKVKNQLVKAANEHDINYQLEVFPGIGTDAGELSVGQSGMPTGVLSIPSRYAHSSIEVIDLNDVEATRQLLVAFIKEMNYAADYRVKLNLEETK, from the coding sequence GTGAAAGACTTATTGAAAGAGCTAACAGCAATACACGGGCCGTGCGGTTTTGAAGATGAAGTAGCCATTTATATTGCAAACCGTTTAAAAGGGAAAGTAGATTCGATTAAAATAGATAATGCTGGAAACTTGATCACTATTAAAAAAGGGCATAAACCCGGACCGAAAATTATTGTTGCTGCACATATGGATGAAGTGGGCTTTATCGTAAAAAAAATTGAGAAAAACGGATTGATCCGTTTTGAAAAATTAGGCGGCCATGATGACCGGATTTTATTGTCTCAGCGCGTACAAATAAAAACAGCTACAGGCATGCGGACAGGGGTGATTGGAACGATTTCTGCCCATATGGTGAAGTTTGATGATCCAATGAAAGTGCGCATCCACCGGAATTTATACATAGACGTGGGAGCTGGTTCGCAACAGGAAGCGAAAGATTTGGGAATTGAAATCGGGGATTCAGTTACTTGGTTCCCTCATTTTGATTTGCTAACCGAAACGCGTGTGTCCGGAAAAGCCTTTGATGACCGGGCAGGCTGTGCAATTTTAGTGAAAGCTCTTGAGGACCTGGATTCGGCTGATTTTGTCGGTGAAATCATTGGAGTATTCACGGTCCAAGAAGAGGTAGGGCTTCGCGGAGCACGTACAGCGGCCCATCAATTCGACGCCGATGTTGCTCTTGCACTTGATACGACAGCAGTCAGCGATACACCTGAAGAAATGATGGACAACACATTGGCGCTCGGCGACGGAGTCGGCATAAAAGTAATTGATTTCAGTTTAATCGCCAATAAAAAAGTGAAAAATCAATTGGTGAAAGCAGCGAATGAACACGATATAAATTACCAATTGGAAGTTTTTCCGGGAATCGGCACAGACGCGGGAGAGTTGAGTGTAGGCCAAAGCGGGATGCCAACAGGGGTTTTATCGATTCCGTCCCGATATGCACATTCGTCGATCGAAGTGATTGATCTGAATGACGTAGAAGCGACAAGGCAGTTGTTGGTAGCTTTCATCAAAGAAATGAATTATGCGGCGGATTACCGGGTAAAACTGAATTTGGAGGAAACGAAATGA
- a CDS encoding efflux RND transporter permease subunit has protein sequence MKKIIDFSLKNKFAIWILTIMVVVAGLYAGLTMKQESIPNITIPAVTVITTYPGAAPDEIAEEVTIPLEQRIQNLNGVDLVTSSSMANASTLQIQFTFETDMDEATRQVETALAEVSLPEAANEPEVSRISLDAFPVLALSISDPEHSSEELTAMVEDNILPELEGVEGLSDAQVSGQRIQKVTMAFDDKKLSQFGLTQQTIQQIIQGSNVSFPLGLTNFDGKLKNLVIDGNISTIDDLKSLRIPAVPQVPASGIGTPPAPGTDMAAAPPAAGTAPDSAVVNSPGTLPAAAQPTELPTVALSELADIKLVSEVESISRTNGEESIGVQIVKAPDANTVEVVNAVKDIATELEKEYGITISSTFDQGEPIEQSVETMLSKALFGILFAVVIILLFLRSFKTTIISIISIPLSLLMAIFLLNQMDITLNIMTLGALTVAIGRVIDDSIVVIENIYRRMALPGEKLRGKELIREATREMFVPIFSSTIVTIAVFLPLALVNGQIGELFLPFALAVVFALSASLLVAVTIVPMLAHSMYGKQLQNLSANKNNIHEEKPGKMANSYQRILEWSLNHKIITFGGAVVLLAASLFLVPVIGVSFLPEEEQKMVMATYSPEPGQTADDVEQLALEAEKLVDAREGVTSYQYSIGGSDSMAAMGGGGNNSALFFIEYDSDFENFGDEGGKLIEKLNSETGTGEWKTLDFASTGSSGLELFIYGDNVEDIQKAIDDIQPLMEEEKGLEKVESSLSEAYDQYTLVADQETLGQAGLTSAQIGMALSNAGEAPVLTTVKHEDKDINVYMEVKKTEYAGIGDVTDVEVPTALGSMVSIGDVMKVEEGKSPDTINRRDGKMYASLSADVLGNNAAELSANLDKKVDELDLPSGVSIDHGGVTEQINESFTQLGLAMLAAIAIVYFVLVVTFGGALAPLAILFSLPFTVIGVLVALWISNEPLSVNALIGVLMLIGIVVTNAIVLVDRVIHKEKEGFTTRAALLEAGSTRLRPILMTALATVGALIPLAIGAEGGGLISKGLGITVIGGLISSTLLTLVIVPIVYEVFAKFRKKEVH, from the coding sequence TTGAAAAAAATCATTGATTTTTCCTTAAAAAATAAGTTCGCCATATGGATTTTAACCATCATGGTCGTAGTTGCTGGCCTTTACGCCGGATTGACGATGAAGCAAGAATCGATACCGAACATCACAATCCCTGCGGTAACGGTCATCACTACATATCCAGGAGCAGCACCTGATGAAATTGCTGAAGAAGTCACCATCCCATTGGAACAAAGAATCCAAAACTTGAACGGTGTGGATTTAGTGACGTCATCGTCTATGGCTAATGCTTCCACGCTTCAAATCCAGTTTACTTTCGAAACCGATATGGACGAAGCTACACGCCAAGTGGAAACTGCACTTGCTGAAGTATCATTGCCTGAAGCGGCAAATGAACCGGAAGTTTCCCGCATCAGCTTGGACGCCTTCCCTGTTCTCGCACTTAGTATTAGTGATCCCGAACATTCTTCTGAAGAATTAACGGCAATGGTTGAAGACAACATCCTTCCTGAACTTGAAGGTGTTGAAGGCTTATCGGACGCACAAGTGTCCGGTCAGCGCATTCAGAAGGTCACTATGGCTTTCGATGACAAAAAGCTTTCTCAGTTCGGCTTGACACAGCAAACAATCCAACAGATAATTCAAGGTTCAAACGTGTCATTCCCGCTTGGATTGACAAATTTTGATGGTAAATTGAAAAACTTGGTCATTGATGGCAACATCTCGACGATCGACGATTTGAAGAGCCTTCGAATTCCTGCTGTTCCTCAAGTTCCAGCTTCCGGAATCGGAACACCACCTGCTCCAGGAACAGACATGGCGGCAGCACCGCCTGCAGCTGGAACTGCACCGGATTCGGCAGTTGTTAATTCACCCGGAACGTTACCCGCAGCGGCTCAACCAACTGAATTGCCAACAGTCGCTTTAAGTGAGCTGGCTGATATCAAATTGGTCAGTGAGGTTGAATCGATTTCACGCACAAACGGCGAAGAATCAATCGGCGTCCAAATTGTTAAAGCTCCGGATGCCAATACAGTAGAAGTCGTTAATGCAGTTAAAGACATTGCTACTGAACTTGAAAAAGAATACGGCATAACGATTTCTTCTACTTTTGACCAAGGTGAGCCGATTGAACAATCGGTTGAAACGATGCTCAGCAAAGCCCTATTCGGCATTTTGTTCGCAGTGGTCATCATTTTATTGTTCTTACGAAGTTTTAAAACAACGATCATTTCGATCATTTCAATCCCCTTATCACTGTTAATGGCGATTTTCTTACTGAATCAAATGGATATTACATTGAACATCATGACACTTGGCGCGCTGACCGTTGCCATCGGCCGAGTCATCGACGACTCGATTGTTGTCATCGAGAATATTTACCGCCGTATGGCTCTTCCAGGCGAAAAACTGCGTGGCAAAGAATTGATCCGCGAAGCGACACGCGAAATGTTCGTTCCAATCTTCTCTTCTACTATCGTAACAATTGCGGTATTCTTGCCGCTGGCACTGGTCAATGGACAGATTGGTGAATTGTTCTTGCCATTCGCTTTGGCAGTCGTGTTTGCGCTATCTGCGTCGCTTCTTGTAGCAGTTACAATTGTACCGATGCTTGCGCATTCGATGTACGGCAAACAGCTGCAAAACTTATCGGCAAATAAAAACAATATCCATGAAGAAAAACCAGGAAAAATGGCTAATAGCTACCAACGCATTCTTGAATGGTCATTGAACCATAAAATCATCACTTTCGGTGGAGCAGTTGTTTTATTGGCGGCGAGCTTGTTTCTTGTACCAGTAATTGGAGTCAGTTTCTTGCCGGAAGAAGAACAAAAAATGGTGATGGCGACATACAGCCCAGAACCGGGCCAAACAGCTGACGATGTCGAACAACTTGCACTTGAAGCAGAAAAACTGGTCGATGCGCGCGAAGGTGTTACATCTTACCAGTATTCGATTGGCGGCAGCGATTCTATGGCCGCAATGGGCGGAGGCGGCAACAACTCTGCACTATTCTTCATTGAATACGACAGCGACTTTGAAAACTTTGGCGATGAAGGCGGCAAATTAATCGAGAAACTGAACAGTGAAACGGGAACTGGCGAATGGAAGACGCTCGACTTTGCTTCTACCGGTTCTTCAGGACTTGAACTGTTTATTTACGGCGACAATGTTGAAGATATTCAAAAAGCGATCGACGATATCCAGCCCTTGATGGAAGAAGAGAAAGGCCTTGAAAAAGTTGAATCGAGTCTTTCTGAAGCCTACGATCAATATACGCTAGTAGCAGACCAGGAAACTCTGGGACAAGCAGGATTGACATCTGCACAAATCGGCATGGCATTGAGCAATGCCGGAGAAGCGCCGGTGCTGACGACTGTTAAGCATGAAGATAAAGACATCAATGTCTATATGGAAGTGAAAAAAACCGAGTATGCCGGAATTGGTGATGTTACGGACGTCGAAGTTCCAACGGCTCTTGGTTCGATGGTGTCTATCGGGGATGTTATGAAGGTAGAAGAAGGCAAATCTCCGGATACCATCAACCGCAGAGATGGAAAAATGTATGCTTCTCTATCAGCAGACGTCCTTGGCAATAATGCGGCAGAACTCTCTGCAAATCTTGATAAAAAAGTGGACGAACTTGATTTGCCAAGCGGTGTTTCAATCGACCATGGCGGCGTCACCGAACAAATCAACGAATCGTTTACACAGCTCGGGCTTGCGATGCTGGCAGCTATTGCCATCGTTTACTTCGTACTTGTTGTGACATTTGGCGGAGCTCTTGCTCCATTGGCGATTTTGTTCTCATTGCCATTTACGGTAATCGGCGTGCTTGTAGCGCTCTGGATTTCTAACGAGCCACTAAGCGTCAACGCATTGATTGGCGTCCTGATGCTGATAGGTATCGTAGTAACGAACGCAATTGTCTTGGTCGACCGCGTCATCCACAAGGAGAAAGAAGGATTCACCACACGCGCTGCGCTTCTTGAAGCAGGTTCTACACGCCTTCGCCCTATTTTAATGACGGCACTTGCTACAGTCGGCGCGTTGATTCCTCTTGCTATTGGCGCAGAGGGCGGCGGTTTAATCTCTAAAGGCCTTGGCATCACAGTAATCGGCGGCTTGATCAGTTCAACGTTGTTGACGCTAGTCATTGTACCGATTGTGTACGAAGTGTTTGCGAAGTTCCGGAAAAAAGAAGTACATTAA
- a CDS encoding glycosyltransferase produces the protein MVTENKMNYVVTSILRMEFGGRTKALIQRTKNLSEHFNLDFTLVTTNYNANYYRVYNHYYEKGYADEKIGFENVYDFFSGRDYQKSETVEHPIEIPGYTVRPNEKNRSYKYYKDGQYVRLRTYDQETGKLKFDDIMTPGSPHRKIRFEYNDFGTCHRKIVYKPNTINKLEEVFYDDQGKIYLSFSHKGEDENFIWRGHLLHNNNIITLSDEKDFFRYAFDHILQAGGVTFCDARILDQSLLKCSVETEKYFVLHNSHNVNGEISKTYRYLIEHADKADKIIVLTREQLNDLLELGINPDKMTVIPHSMDDAETVDPASRKPEKKFIFIGRIVPQKQVHHIVHAFSKVAEKHPDHWLEIYGDGKEAGDVSQLIEELNVSENVKMMGRTDDIQGVFQNAIASLISSHFEGFGLVIMESLHYGCPVISYDFKYGPKDLLTDGENGYIIEKDNIDMLAETIIKMIENPITEVKLSNDYYLSSTIKKWGDLLQQ, from the coding sequence ATGGTTACTGAAAACAAGATGAACTATGTAGTTACATCCATTTTGCGTATGGAATTTGGAGGTAGAACGAAAGCTTTGATTCAGCGGACCAAGAATTTAAGCGAACACTTCAATCTTGATTTTACGCTTGTCACTACTAATTACAACGCGAATTATTATAGAGTTTACAATCACTATTATGAAAAAGGCTATGCCGATGAAAAAATAGGATTTGAAAACGTTTATGACTTCTTTTCCGGCAGAGACTATCAAAAGAGTGAAACGGTAGAGCATCCCATAGAAATACCTGGCTATACGGTCAGACCGAACGAAAAAAACCGGTCTTATAAGTATTATAAAGATGGGCAATATGTACGTTTGAGAACCTATGATCAAGAAACAGGTAAATTGAAGTTTGATGATATCATGACTCCCGGTTCTCCACATCGGAAAATACGGTTTGAATATAATGACTTCGGGACATGCCATAGAAAAATAGTGTATAAACCAAACACCATAAACAAACTCGAAGAAGTTTTTTACGATGATCAAGGAAAAATCTACTTATCCTTCAGCCATAAAGGAGAAGATGAAAATTTCATTTGGCGAGGCCATCTTTTGCACAACAATAACATCATAACATTAAGCGACGAAAAAGATTTTTTCCGTTATGCTTTTGACCACATTCTTCAAGCGGGCGGTGTCACGTTTTGCGACGCAAGAATACTGGATCAGTCCTTGTTAAAATGCAGCGTCGAAACTGAAAAGTACTTTGTCTTACATAATTCGCACAATGTAAACGGGGAAATTTCCAAAACCTATCGTTATTTAATCGAGCATGCTGATAAGGCGGATAAAATTATTGTCTTAACGCGGGAGCAATTGAACGACTTATTGGAACTGGGCATCAATCCGGATAAAATGACGGTCATTCCTCATAGTATGGACGATGCGGAAACGGTGGATCCCGCTTCACGAAAGCCCGAGAAAAAGTTCATTTTTATTGGAAGAATTGTTCCACAAAAACAAGTTCACCACATTGTCCACGCTTTCAGCAAAGTAGCTGAAAAACACCCGGACCATTGGCTGGAAATTTACGGCGATGGAAAAGAAGCGGGAGACGTTTCACAGCTTATTGAGGAATTGAACGTTAGTGAAAATGTCAAAATGATGGGCAGGACCGACGACATCCAAGGCGTTTTTCAGAATGCCATCGCCTCTTTGATTTCCAGCCATTTTGAAGGATTCGGCTTAGTGATTATGGAAAGCTTGCATTATGGCTGCCCAGTCATCTCCTATGATTTCAAATACGGTCCGAAAGATCTTTTGACGGATGGAGAGAACGGTTATATCATCGAAAAGGATAATATAGATATGCTGGCAGAGACCATCATCAAAATGATCGAAAACCCAATTACGGAAGTTAAGCTTTCGAACGACTATTACTTGTCCAGCACCATCAAAAAATGGGGAGACTTGCTGCAGCAGTGA
- a CDS encoding WecB/TagA/CpsF family glycosyltransferase, translating into MAHEKLNVVGIPIDNLKREKFLNLVYQELEQKQKNIFIVTANPEIIMNAKKSSSYREALLQADFIIPDGTGIIKASNILGRPLQEKITGYDLVHTFLSYASENRKSVYFYGAKEGIAVEAINKAKELYPNLQVAGTKNGYAGLGKEVAEEIASAKPDFVFVGLGAPLQEKWIASYRHLFPHSVLMGVGGSFDVLSGNVKRAPQFWLNRNLEWFHRLITQPTRGKRMLKLPMFVAEVYKQKLKTRNPR; encoded by the coding sequence TTGGCTCACGAAAAATTAAACGTTGTCGGCATACCAATCGACAATTTGAAGAGAGAAAAATTCCTGAATCTTGTTTATCAAGAACTTGAACAGAAACAGAAGAACATTTTCATTGTAACTGCAAACCCTGAAATCATTATGAACGCTAAAAAATCATCTTCTTACCGAGAAGCGCTTTTGCAGGCAGACTTTATTATTCCAGACGGGACGGGAATCATAAAAGCCTCTAATATACTTGGCCGCCCACTTCAAGAAAAGATCACTGGCTATGACCTTGTCCATACCTTCCTATCATATGCGAGTGAGAATCGGAAATCGGTATATTTTTATGGCGCTAAAGAAGGCATAGCTGTAGAAGCAATTAATAAAGCGAAAGAGCTCTACCCCAATTTGCAAGTCGCTGGCACAAAAAATGGCTATGCGGGGCTCGGCAAAGAAGTCGCTGAAGAAATCGCCTCTGCTAAGCCGGATTTTGTTTTCGTCGGCCTTGGAGCACCATTGCAGGAAAAATGGATTGCTTCTTATCGGCATTTATTTCCTCACTCTGTACTGATGGGTGTCGGGGGGAGTTTTGATGTACTGTCCGGCAATGTAAAAAGAGCGCCGCAGTTTTGGCTGAACCGTAATCTGGAATGGTTCCACCGGTTAATCACGCAGCCTACCCGCGGAAAACGGATGTTGAAACTGCCGATGTTTGTAGCCGAAGTGTACAAGCAAAAATTGAAAACCCGAAATCCAAGGTAA
- a CDS encoding DUF1028 domain-containing protein, which produces MTQTVKKDQLVATFSIIGADPKTGEVGVAVQSKFLAVGSVVPWAKANVGAVATQSWANTSYGPHGLELLEQGLSPEEAIKKLVADDQGRNLRQVAIINQQGEASAFTGEECFDWAGHKVGRHHSSQGNILVSEETVTAMSETFERTEGALAERLLAALAAAQNAGGDSRGKQSAAIYVLQESAGYGGYNDVKVDLRVDDHPEPIEELHRIYELHKIYNMPTEELIEIKAEVFEEIKNQLVKLGFLKTGDQSEYEGEVKEAFKAFVLGENFDDRWTEEPQVDVLVLEFLRKK; this is translated from the coding sequence ATGACTCAAACAGTGAAAAAAGATCAATTGGTTGCAACGTTTTCCATTATCGGAGCCGACCCCAAAACGGGAGAAGTTGGTGTTGCGGTCCAATCGAAATTCCTCGCAGTCGGCTCGGTCGTGCCTTGGGCGAAAGCGAACGTCGGGGCAGTAGCTACCCAGTCCTGGGCAAACACAAGCTATGGCCCGCATGGTTTGGAACTTTTGGAACAGGGCCTGTCTCCTGAAGAGGCTATTAAGAAGCTGGTGGCAGACGACCAAGGCAGGAATTTGCGCCAAGTCGCTATTATCAACCAGCAAGGGGAAGCGAGCGCTTTTACCGGCGAGGAGTGTTTTGACTGGGCAGGCCATAAAGTCGGCAGGCACCATTCGAGCCAAGGCAACATCCTAGTTAGCGAAGAAACAGTAACAGCCATGAGTGAAACGTTTGAACGCACGGAAGGTGCACTGGCAGAACGTCTTCTAGCTGCGCTTGCGGCTGCACAGAATGCCGGAGGCGACAGCCGCGGCAAGCAGTCAGCAGCGATTTACGTCTTGCAGGAAAGTGCTGGTTACGGGGGCTACAACGACGTCAAAGTCGATTTACGCGTCGACGACCATCCTGAGCCCATCGAAGAGCTTCACCGGATATATGAGCTGCATAAAATATATAACATGCCGACGGAAGAACTAATAGAAATTAAAGCGGAAGTTTTTGAAGAGATTAAAAACCAGCTCGTGAAATTAGGTTTCTTGAAAACTGGAGATCAATCTGAATATGAAGGCGAAGTAAAAGAAGCATTCAAAGCGTTTGTCTTAGGCGAAAATTTCGACGACCGCTGGACTGAGGAGCCACAAGTTGATGTATTGGTGCTGGAGTTTTTAAGAAAGAAGTAA